From the genome of Streptomyces sp. NBC_00523:
CCGCCCACAGCGCCCCGGCCGCCTCCGCCGCCTCCACCGTGCCGGTCCGCCGCACCAGGGCGCGCAGCTCCGGTACGGCGCAGCCCGCGGCGGGCCCGAAGGCGGCGAGGGCCCGCAGCGCCGCCGTACGCAGCCGCTCGCCCCCGGCATCCGGGGCCCCGCGCAGCACCCGCAGCACCTCCGGGGCCGCCGCGCCCGCCCGGAGCGCGGCGAGCGCGACCAGCACCGGGCCCACCCGGTCGTACGCCCGCTCGTCGAGCACCGCCTCGCTCAGCCGCTGCCGCAGTGCTCCGGCCAGCGGCAGGGCCGCCTCGCCCAGGCGGGCGACCCCGGGCCCCAGCTCGGACGGCACCAGGGGGTGGCCGAGGGCCGCCGTCAGGGCGGGCAGGACGCGCGGGTCGCCCAGCCGGGCCAGGGCCGTCGCCGCGCTGCCCAGCCGGGTGCGCCCGTCCGGCCAGGTCCGCACCCAGTCCGCGGGGTCCGCCGCGACCCGCTCCGCCAGCGCGTCCGCCGCCGGGGCGGCCAGCCCGGACAGCCCCGCCAGCAGCTGCGCCGCGGACTCGGCGAGCCTCGGCTCGGGCGCGGCCAGCTGCTCGCCCACCAGCCGCACCAGCTCCGCGTACGAACCCCGGCGGCCGCCGATCAGCCGGTCGCTCATGCGGACGGCGTCCACGCGCTGCCAGGGGTCGGGGCTGCGCAGCTGGTCGGCCAGGAGCGCCACCCGCTCGGCGACCCGGTCGTCGAGCCCGGCGTGCAGCGTGCGCAGCAGATCGGCCGTCCAGGGCGCGGCCCGTCCCGCCGTCTCCTCGGCGGACAGCGCCCGCAGCTGGCCCCGCAGGGTCAGTGGGGCCGCCTCGGCGCCCGGGCCCGGCGGCTCGACGGGGCGCGCCCGGGTGGACCCGGGACCGGCGGCCGAGGTGCGCAGCTGCCCCAGCAGGCCCGTCACCACGGGCACCACATCGCCCGGCAGCGCGTGCGGGGCGCAGCGCGCCAGCTGGGCCAGGGCCGCGAGCCGCAGCCCCGGCGGGCCGGGGTCGCCCACCAGCCGGGCGAACCAGTCGGCGACCGGTCCGGCCAGCGGCCGGTGGCGCAGGGCGAGCCGCCCCGCCGCCTCGACCAGGGCGAGCCGCACCTCCTCGTCCCGCTCCGCCGCCAGCCGCGCCCGCAGCAGGGCCAGCACCCTGGCCGGGTCGTCGTGCAGGGCGGCCAGCGCGAGCGGGGCGCTCAGCCGTACGCCCGGGTCCTCGTCGGCCAGCAGCCCGAAGAAGACACCGGCACCGGCGGAGACGGCCGCCGCGGCCATCGCGTAGTTCGCGGCGCCCTCCGCCTCGTCCTCGTCGATCTCGTCCTCGTCGTCCGAGCCCAGATCGATGCCGCCGATGCTGGTCAGCAACTCGACTATGTCGCCCCGGTCCGGCACCCAGGGGTCGGCGACCAGCTCGAAGAGGAAGGGGATGCAGGCGAGCGTGCACGGATAGACGTCGCCCTGGTGGTGCACCGCCCCGTACATCCCGTCCAGCGCCCGCTCCCGCTCCGCCGGATCGGCGGAGGCCAGCCCCCGTAACAGCGCCGGCACGTCGTCCGCCGGTCCGTAGGCATGTTTCATCGAGGCCCAGTCGACCTCTTCGATCCCCGCGAACACGCCATCGCCTCCCCGCCGACGTCACACACGCAGTGTCTGCGCAGAGTGTGCACCACCGCTCGGACGATCCGACCATCCCCGGCGCGCATTTGCCCTGTGACATGACAAGAGTCGCGTACTTACGGTATGGACGGGGCGGGTCCGTCCGATCAGTCCGGAAGCCGTCGTGCCTGTTCCGGATCGCAGAGCGGGGCCAGCAGATCGCCGTGCCGGTCGAGCCGTGCCGCCATGTCGTCCGCCAGGAAGACCAGATCGCCGGGGGAGCGGCAGCCCTCGATCTCCGCCCAGGTGACCGGCGCCGAGACGGCGGGCTCGGCGCGGGCGCGCAGGGTGTAGGGCGTGGCGGTGGTCTTCGCGGTGGCGTTCTGGCTGAAGTCGACGAAGACCTTGCCCGGCCGCAGCGCCTTCCGCATCCGGTGCACCACCAGGTCCGCGAGCTCCTTCTCCGCGCGGACGGCGAGGCCCTTCGCGTACGCCGACACCACCGCCGAGTCCGTGGGGACGACCGGGACCAGCAGGTGCAGGCCCTTGGCGCCCGAGGTCTTCCCGTACGCCGTCAGGCCGTCCTCGGCCAGCCGCTCCCGCAGCCACAGCGCGACCCGGCAGCACTCGACCACCGTGGCGGGCGGCCCAGGGTCCAGGTCGAACACCAGCCGGTCGGCCACCGCCGGGGTCCCGGCCCGCCACTGCGGGGTGTGGAACTCCACCACCAGGTTGGCCGCCCACATCAGCGAGGCCAGATCCTCCACGACCACCTGCTCGGACGGCTCGCTCCCGTGGTGCGGCACCGGGGCCCGGCGTACCCAGGACGGAGTACCGGGCGGCGGGTTCTTGGTGAAGAACAGCTGGCCCTCCGGCCCGTCCGGATAGCGCAGGAAGGACACCGGCCGGTCCCGCAGATGCGCGAGCAGCACCCCGGCCGCCGTGGCCGCGTAGTAGTGCAGCACCTCGCCCTTCGTGGTGCCGGTGGCCGGATACAGCACCTTGTCCAGATTGCTCAGGGACAGCCGTCGCCCCTCCACGTCGGTGATCGGCGTCATACGATAAGAATCACACGCAAAACGCAGCTTTCTCCGTATCTCCGGATACAAGGGGTGAACCGGTGAGATCCATCTGGAACGGCGCCATCTCCTTCGGGCTGGTCAGCATCCCGATCAAGCTGGTCAACGCCACCGAGAACCACTCGATCTCGTTCCGGCAGGTCCACGTCGAGGACGGCGGGCGCATCCGCTACCGCAAGGTGTGCGAGCTGGACGGGGAGGAGGTGCCGTCCGCCGAGATCGGCAAGGCGTACGAGGACGCCGACGGCACGATGATCCCGATCACCGACGAGGATCTGAGCCACCTGCCGCTGCCCACCGCGAAGACCATCGAGATCGTGGCCTTCGTCCCGGCCGACGCGATCGATCCGCTCCAGATGGACGCGGCCTACTACCTCTCGGCCAATGGGGTCCCGGCGGCGAAGCCGTACACCCTGCTGCGCGAGGCCCTGAAGCGGAGCCGGAAGGTGGCCCTCGCCAAGTACGCCCTGCGCGGGCGCGAGCGCCTGGGGATGCTCCGGGTCGTGGACGACGTGATCGCCATGCATGGGCTGCTCTGGCCGGACGAGATCCGGGCCCCCGAGGGCGTCGCCCCGGAGTCCGACGTGACCGTCCGGGACGCGGAGCTGGACCTCGCGGACGCCCTGATGGACACCCTCGGCGAGGTCGACATGGACTCGCTGCACGACGACTACCGGGAGGCGGTCGAGGAGATGATCGCCGCGAAGGCGTCGGGCGAGGCGCCGGAACCGGCCGAGAAGGGCGCGAAGGGGGGCGGCAAGGTCATCGACCTGCTCGCGGCCCTGGAGAGCAGCGTCAAGGCCGCGAAGGAGGCCCGGGGCGAGGAGGGCGACTCCGTCGCGGGCGTCACGCACCTCGCCGACCACAAGGCGTCCGGCACCGACAAGAAGGCATCCGGCTCCGGCGGCGCCGCCAAGAAGTCCGCCTCCTCCCCGAAGTCCACCGGCGGCAAGAAGTCCACGTCCAGCGGTACGGGCAAGCGGGCGGCCAAGAAGACGGCCACCAAGAGCACCGCGAAGAAGACGGCCGCCAAGAAGACGACGGCGAAGAAGACGGGCTCGAAGAGCACCGCGTCCCGGAAGCGCGCCTCGGCCTGACGCGTGCCCGTACGAATGGACATGGGGCCGGTCCACCGCGATCGGTGGCCGGCCCCACGCCTCGTCCCAGCGCCGGGCGGTCAGCGCCGGCGGTAGGAGCTCACATAGCCGGCGGCCGGAGTGCCGACGCCGGTCACGTCGTCGTAGCCGCGCACGGCCGCCAGCGAGGCGTCCTTGCCCAGGCTGCGCACGGTGGTCCGCAGACCGTCCGCCGCGTCGACGCCGTTGACGTAGTCCACCCGGACGACCGCCAGGTCACGGCGCGCGCCGAGCGGGTGGTCGGTCACGTCGTGGTACGCCTTCGAGTGGTACCGGGCGTAGATCGCCGGGTTGGCGAATCCGATCGGCCGCCCGTGCTGGGCCTGCTGCGCCAGCGCCTGGATGCCCGCGATGACCGGGGCCGCCAGCGAGGTGCCGCCGATGCGGTACTCGTCGTAGCCGAGCGAACCGTCGGGCAGGGTCTGGGTCTGCCCGACCAGGAAGCCGGTGTTCGGGTCGGCGACGGCCGCGATGTCCGGGGCCGTGCGCATCCGGGTCTTCCCGTTCGCCCGCGCCAGCGAGTCCGGAACGATCCCGCGCTGGTAGAACGGCTGCTTCACGGTGGAGCTGGTGCCGCCGCCCGCGCCGGAGGTGTACGCGCCGGGGAACCCTTCCCAGCTGCGGCCGTCCGCCGCCAGCGGGGCGTTGAGCGTGCCCCAGCCGGTCTCCCAGAGGTACTTGTCGTGCTTGCCGACCGCGAGCGCGGTGCCGCCGACCGAGGTCACCCAGGCCGAGTCGGACGGCACGTCGATCTGCTTGGTGCCGGTCGAGTCGACGTTGTCGCCCGCGTCACCGGAGGAGAAGTAGAAGCCGATGCCCTCGATCGCGCCCAGCTGGAACACGTGGTCGTAGGCGAGCGCCAGGTCCGGGGTCTGGTTGGCCTCCACATCGCCCCAGGAGTTGGAGACGATGTCCGCGAGGTGGTGGTCGACCACCTTGTTCAGCGAGTCCAGCAGGTCGTTGTCGTAGCAGGAGGCGCCGCCCACGTACACGATGTCGGCGGCGGGCGCGACCGCGTGCACGGCCTCGACGTCGAGGGTCTCCTCGCCGTACCAGCCGGAAGCGCCGCACTCCTCGGTCTTCGTGTACTCCTTGGGGAGCACCTGGCTCAACTGGCCGCGCTTGTAAGGGGCGTCACCGTTGCGCTTCGCGTACTCGGCGGCGTCCTTCGCGATGGTGGGTGAGGCGTACGCGTCGGTGATGGCGACGGTCACGCCCTTGCCGGTGTAGCTCCCGGCCCCGTACGCGGCGCGCAGCTGCTTGCCGGTGTAGCCCTTGACGGCGTACGGCGCCTTCGACCCGTACGCCTTCGGCAGCGAGGAGGCCGTCCTCGACCCGAAGTACGAGGAGAACGGACCGGAGTTGCGGAACACCGCGTCCGGCGGCGGCAGCGCGTCGTCGTGGCGGGCGGTGTGCGGGGCGCTGTCCAGACCGGACACGGCGAGCACGGCGTCACCCAGCCCGGCGGGGACCGAGGCGGTGGTGGCCGGGGCGCGGTAAGTGCGCCCGCCCTTGCGGTAGTTGCGCAGCTGGGTGGAGAACACCTTCTCGGCGGCGGCGACGTCACCGGTGGCCGAGACGTAGTGCTGGTTCGCCCCGGTGACCGTCAGCCCACCGGCCTTCAGCCACTGACTGACCCGCTCGATCTGCTCCGGGGTGGCCCCGAACCGGGCCTGTGCCTGCGCGGGGCTCAGGAACTTCCCGTACGAGGACGACTCCGGGTCCGACACGGCGGCGGCGTAGGCGGCCAGCCCCTTCGCGTCCCGGCCCGCCAGGTGCACCCGGACGGCCACCTTCGTGCTGTCGGACGCGGCCCCCTGGTCGGCCGAGGCGGTCGCCCAGGCCGGTTTGGTGCCCTGCAACGCGTCCCGGCCCCCGTGCCCGGCATCGGCACTGGCATCGGGCATCCCGAGGGCGAGCGCCCCGGCGAGCAACGGCAGTGTCACTGCCATGCTCAGCCCGGCGCGTCGTCCGGCGCGGCTGAATATCAAAACAACAACCCCCTGCGATATGGGTCTCGCGTACGGAGCATGTGCCGAATGAAGTGCACATGTAATGCGCCACTCTGGCGAGGAACGCTTCATGCAGGGGACATGCATTGACCAAGAGTCGACCAAGTGCCGTGGGAACCGGGTCGGTTCGCCTGCCGCCGGGCACCCCGCCCGGCCGCCCGGTAAGGTGCGGAGGGCCGCGACTGGCGCGCACTCCTCGCGGGGTGCTCAGTGGAATCGACCACGAGGGAGCGGCACACCCCGGGCGCGCCCGGGGGCGTCATGCCGGAGAGCCGTCCGCCTGGGCATCCGGGTCCACGCCGCAGCCATGCGACCGACCCGGGAGGAACCCGTGACCGCGTCCGTACCCGCACAGCCCCGCCACCCCGCCCTGGGGGCGACCGACCCCGAACTCGCCGCCCTCGTGGCCGCCGAGGAGCGGCTCCAGGCGGACACCCTGCGCCTGATCCCGAGCGAGAACTACGTCTCCGCCGCCGTGCTCGAAGCGTCCGGCACCGTGCTCCAGAACAAGTACTCCGAGGGCTACCCCGGCAAGCGGTACTACGAGGGCCAGCAGATCATCGACCAGGTCGAGACCCTGACCGCCGACCGCGCCCGGGCCCTCTTCGCCATGGACCACGCCAACGTCCAGCCGTACTCCGGCTCCCCGGCCAACCTCGCCGTCTACCTGGCCTTCCTCAAGCCCGGCGACACCGTGCTCGGCATGTCGCTGCCCATGGGCGGCCACCTCACGCACGGCTGGGGCGTCTCCGCCACCGGCACCTGGTTCAACGGCGTCCAGTACGGCGTGCGCCGCGACACCGGCCGCGTCGATCTGGACGAGGTCCGCGACCTGGCCCTCGCCGAGCGGCCGAAGCTCATCTTCTGCGGCGGCACCGCCGTGCCCCGCACGATCGACTTCGCGGGCTTCGCGGAGATCGCCCGCGAGGTGGGCGCGGTCCTGGTGGCGGACATCGCGCACATCGCGGGCCTGGTCGCGGGCGGCGCCCACCCCTCGCCCGCGCCGCACGTGGACGTCGTCTCCACGACCACCCACAAGACCCTGCGCGGCCCGCGCGGCGCGGTGCTCCTCAGCCGCGCCGAGCACGCCCGCGCCCTGGACCGCGCCGTCTTCCCCGGCCTCCAGGGCGGCCCGCACAACCAGACCACGGCCGCGATCGGCGTAGCCCTGAAGGAGGCGGCCACCCCGGACTTCCGCGCCTACGCCCACGCGGTGGTGGCCAACGCCCGTGCGCTGGGCGAGGAGTTGTCGGCCCGTGGCTACGACCTGGTCTCCGGCGGCACCGACAACCACCTGCTGCTGGTGGACCTCACCGCCAAGGGCGTCCCGGGCAAACCGGCGGCCAAGGCCCTGGACCGTGCGGGCATCGTCGCCAACTACAACGCGGTCCCGTACGACCCGCGCAAGCCGTTCGACCCGTCGGGCATCCGCCTCGGCACGCCCGCGCTGACGTCACGGGGCGTCCCCGTCTCGGAGATGGCCAGGATCGCGGAGTGGATCGACCGCGTGATCACGGGCGACGAGGACACGATCGCGAAGGTGCGCGCGGAGGTGAAGGTCCTGATGGACGCGTACCCGGCCCCGGGCCTGCCGGTCGCCTGAGTCACCGCATCGACAGTGCCCGCGTCGCACTGTCCACTCCTTGTAGCGCGTACGCCGACCCTGCGTACGCGCTGCAGGGCCGGTGGGAGCCGAATGCTTCGTCCCCGCGGGCGAAGCCTCGCACGCCGTCTCGATTCGCTTCAGCGGGGCCGGAGTTCGGCGAGGAGATCGCGGACGTGCCGCTCGATCCGGTCGCGGATCGGCCGGACGGCATCGACCCCGTGGCCGGCCGGGTCTTCGAGTGACCAGTCGAGGTACTTCTTGCCGGGGAAGACGGGGCAGGTGTCTCCGCACCCCATGGTGATCACCACGTCCGATGCCTGTACGGCTTCGACGGTCAGCACCTTCGGGGTCTCGGTGGAGAGGTCGATGCCGACTTCCGCCATGGCCCGGACGACGGCCGGGTTCACCGAGGCCGCAGGCGCGGACCCGGCGGAGCGGACTTCGACGCGGCCTTCGGAGAGGTGGGTCAGGAAGGCGGCGGCCATCTGCGAGCGCCCCGCGTTGTGGACGCACACGAACAGCACGGACGGCTTGGGTTCAGGCATGGGCGGGCCCTTCCGGGGAGGCGGGGAAGCGGCGGCGGGCGGCGAGGGCGACATGGACCAGCCCGATGAGGACGGGGACCTCGACGAGCGGGCCCACGACCCCGGCGAGGGCCTGGCCGCTGGTGGCGCCGAAGGTGGCGATGGCGACCGCGATGGCGAGCTCGAAGTTGTTGCCGGCCGCGGTGAACGCCAGCGTCGTCGTCCTCGGGTAGTCCAGCCCCACGGCGCGGCCGACGGCCATGGAGCCGGCCCACATGAGCGCGAAGTACACCAGCAGCGGCAGCGCGATCCGGGCGACGTCCAGGGGCCGGGAGGTGATGGCGTCGCCCTGGAGGGCGAAGAGCACGACGATGGTGAACAGCAGCCCGTACAGGGCGACCGGGCCGATCCGGGGGATCAGCTTCGTCTCGTACCAGGTGCGCCCCTTGGTCTTCTCGCCGAGACGCCGGGTGAGGAACCCGGCCAGCAGGGGGATGCCGAGGAAGATGAGGACGGAGCGGGCGATCTCCCACACGGAGACGTCCAGCGCGGTCTGCTCAAGGCCCAGTCGGCCGGGCAGCACGGACAGGTAGAACCAGCCCAGCGCGGCGAAGGCGATCACCTGGAAGAGCGAGTTCAGGGCGACCAGGACGGCGGCGGCCTCACGGTCGCCGCAGGCGAGGTCGTTCCAGATGACGACCATGGCGATGCAGCGGGCGAGCCCGACGATGATCAGGCCGGTGCGGTACTCGGGCAGGTCCGGCAGGAAGATCCAGGCGAGCGCGAACATCAGCGCCGGACCGACGACCCAGTTGAGGACCAGGGACGTCAGGAGCAGGGGGCGGTCGCGGGTGACGGTGTCGAGACGGTCGTAGCGGACCTTGGCCAGCACCGGGTACATCATCACGAGCAGGCCCAGCGCGATGGGCAGGGAGACGCCGGTGACGGTCACCCCGGCCAGCGCGTCCCCGAGACCGGGCACGAGACGCCCCAGGCCGAGCCCGGCCGCCATCGCGAGCAGAATCCACACGGCGAGGAAGCGGTCCAGGAACGACAATCGTCCGGCGACCGGTGCCGGTGCGGCGGCGTCCGTCGTCACGAGGCGGTTCCGGCGGGGCGGGTGAGGATCGCGGCGAGCCGGTCCGTCATCTCGGGCAGCAGGCGGTAGTACACCCAGGTCCCGCGCCGCTCGGAGTCGATGAGCCCGGCCTGCTTCAGCAGCTTCAGGTGGTGGGAGATCGTCGGCTGCGACAGGTCGAAGGCAGGCGTCAGATCGCATACGCAGACCTCCCCGCCCGCCCGCGAAGCGATCAGCGACAGCAGCCGCAACCGCACCGGATCACCCAGCGCCTTGAACACCTTCGCCAGGTCGGCGGCCTGGTCCTCGTCCAGCGGGGCGGTCAGCAGCGCCGGGCAGCATCCCTCTGCGCTGTCCTGGCCGATCACCACGAGCTCTTGTTTCGACATGCGTCTATATTGACGCCCTTCAATCCACGATGCAAGCTTGTATCGACAGGCATCGAATCAATCCGTTCGGGGAGTACCGCCATGTCCCGTGTCCAGCTCGCGCTCAACGTCGCCGACCTCGAAGCCTCGGTGACCTTCTACTCCAAGCTGTTCGGCGTCGAACCGGTCAAGCGCCGCCCCGGCTACGCCAACTTCGCCGTCGCCGAGCCCCCGCTCAAGCTCGTCCTGATCGAGGGCGAGCCCGGCCAGGACACCCGCCTGGACCACCTCGGCGTCGAGGTCGAGTCCACCCGGGCCGTCACCGCCGCCACCGACCGCCTCAAGGACGCCGGTCTCGCCACGTTCGAGGAGAACGACACCTCCTGCTGCTATGCCCTCCAGGACAAGGTCTGGGTCCACGGCCCCGGCAAGGAGCCCTGGGAGGTCTACGTCGTCAAGGCCGACGCCGACCAACTGGGCAAGTCTCCGGCAATCGAGGCCGAAGCCGGCTGCTGCGCCGCCCAGCCCCGGGCGACCGCGGGCTGCGCGTGCGGCACCTGAGCCCGCGTTGCGGACCTCGGGTCTCGAAGCTCGGTTCCCGGGCGTCGTGGGGGAGTCTGGACTCCCCGGTAGCCGGCAACACCCTCTCTCGGCCGCCTGCCCCTGCGAGGGGATTCGGAAGTTCCGAAAGTAGGAATCTCTCGCTTTCCTGCCGGCTCGGGTACGCTGGTGCCACGAGGCAGACACGGAATGCGGATAGGGAGGTCACTCATGGCTGCGACCACGTTCCATGCCGGCGTGCGCGACAAGGGGCAGCTGACGCTGCCCGCAGGGGTCCGCGAGGCGCTGGGAGTCTCCCCGGGCGACGAGCTTGAGTTCGCCATCAACGACGACGGCGTTGTCGAGGTGCACGGACTACGGAAGATCCGCACGGACCAGGCGTGGTTCTGGACGGAGCGGTGGCAGGCGGGTGAGCGTGACGCGAGCGAGGACATCGCCGCAGGGCGCACCACCCGGCATGAGGACGTGGACGAGATGTTCGCGCACCTCGCCGAGGAGAACTGACCCCGACCCCTGGGAGGCCCATTGCCGACTTTCGAGACGACTGCTCGCTTCGACCGTGATTTCAAGAAGCTCCTCCCCGAGGAGCGGGCACGGTTCCAGGACTGCGTTCGCAAGAAGTTCGTGCCGGACGCGGCCCACGGGCGGTTTCGGCCCGGCCTCCGGGTCAAGCCGGTCCAGGGGGTGCCACTCCCGGCCGGCGCACGTCCCGTCATGGAGATGACATGGGCGCCCGACGGGCGTGCCACCTGGCAGTACGCGGATGAAGTCCGCGCGGGTGAGCCGCATATCGTCTGGCGCCGAGTCGGTGGGCACGAGATCTTCGATCCCGGCCCCGCTTGAGGGATGGAGGGCCGCACTCGGCGAGGTGCGGCCCTCGGTGCTTTACGCCGGCGGCCCTCCGGCTGCGGCATACGCCCGCGCATACGCGAAGACCCCGACCTCAGTGTTTCCACTGACGGCGGGGTCTTTTCGGCACTTCCTGCGAAGTGCCCCCGGCAGGATTCGAACCTGCGCACCCGGCTCCGGAGGCCGATGCTCTATCCCCTGAGCTACGGGGGCGTATCGCTGTGCTGCTCTGCGACGGGTGAAACACTACCAGCTCCGACGGGGTGCCCGTGAACAGGTATTCCGCGTCATCGCGTGACGGTGCGCGCCCCCTCGTACACACATCCGGCCATCCTTATGGGGGCTCCTCCGGGGGCGGAAGTGGGCAAAACCCGGACGCAGCCCCTCCGGCGCGCCTACTCTCGAAGGGTGTCTGGGGCATGCGGCCGCGTGCTTGTTGTCGACGACAACAAGGTCATCCGGCAGTTGATCAGGGTCAACCTCGAGCTGGAGGGCTTCGAGGTCGTGACCGCGGGCGATGGTGCCGAGTGTCTGGATCTCGTGCACCGGGTCCGCCCCGACGTGATCACGCTCGATGTGGTCATGCCGCGGCTCGACGGTCTCCAGACCGCCACCCGGCTGCGGTCCGACCCGCGCACCCGGCATCTGCCGCTCGCGATCGTCAGCGCGTGCACGCCGTACGAGGTGGACAACGGGGTCGCCGCCGGGGTCGACGCGTTCCTCGCCAAGCCCTTCGAGCCGACCGAGCTGGTACGGCTCGTGCGCCGACTGATGGAGCGCGGCCGGACGGCCGCGCTCGACGGGCGGGCGGAGAGCGCCGCGGGCTGACCGCATGGCGAAACCGGTTCGCGAAGGGCCCCCCTCCCTCCCCTACGCTTGTGCCGTGACCCCCGTCGATCTCTCCACGACCGTGCTGCACGCCGTGCGCCGCGCGGTCCGCGAGGACGCCCTGCGCGCGCCCGTGCCCGCGCGCGTGCGGGTGGAGAGGACCCGGCCCGGCGGGCGCGGCGACTACGCCAGCGCCGTCGCGCTCCAGCTCGCCGGACCCGCAGGGCTCGCCGCCCGCGAGGTCGCCGAGATCCTGCGCGACCGGCTCGCCGGAGCCCCCGGAGTCGCCGGGGTCGAGATCACCGGACCCGGCTTCCTCAACTTCACGCTCGACGCCGCCACCGGCGCCGCCGCCCACCGCGACCTCGTCCACCGGGTGCGGGAGCAGGGGGAGCGGTACGGGTACGGGGACGCCCTCGCCGGACAGCGGCTGCGGC
Proteins encoded in this window:
- a CDS encoding response regulator, with translation MLVVDDNKVIRQLIRVNLELEGFEVVTAGDGAECLDLVHRVRPDVITLDVVMPRLDGLQTATRLRSDPRTRHLPLAIVSACTPYEVDNGVAAGVDAFLAKPFEPTELVRLVRRLMERGRTAALDGRAESAAG